The following are from one region of the Pseudomonas putida genome:
- a CDS encoding GspE/PulE family protein: protein MHTPDNPALDLKRVLQALLADLRLHANDTLQVLEHAATCPTLHPLEQIDACDVEDRQNPGRRLDLDHLCHWLANKVGQPYLRIDPLQLDLPQVSGLISPAFAQRHGILIVAADTGSVTVASAQPYQDDWQADLTRSLGRPIHRVLASPQQIRQAGQSFQRLAQSVKSAQYQQSASLGELEQLLELGKRQAEASADDAHIVHIVDWLLQYAIEQRASDIHLEPRREQGQLRYRIDGLLHSVYAFPAGVALALVSRLKHLGRMDVAEKRRPQDGRLQSRLPGGGEVELRLSTLPTPFGEKLVLRLFDPQQLQEGFDRLGLDGLQLEQWKGLLRQRQGIILVTGPTGSGKTSTLYASLKLLATPQVNLCTIEDPIERLEPAFNQLQVQPALDLGFANGVRAMLRQDPDIIMIGEIRDRETALVAVQAALTGHLVLSTLHTNDACGAITRLQELGVADYLIKATLVGVMAQRLVRTLCADCRGNAALPGGQPCRTCRGTGFHGRTGLFELLVPSDSLRAQIGPGSDLASLRRQAVADGLLDLRRSGEAKVARGQTRQEEVLRACS, encoded by the coding sequence ATGCATACCCCCGACAACCCGGCACTCGACCTCAAGCGCGTGCTCCAGGCCCTGCTCGCCGACCTGCGCCTGCATGCCAACGACACCCTGCAAGTACTCGAACATGCCGCTACCTGCCCCACCCTCCACCCACTGGAACAGATCGACGCCTGTGACGTCGAAGACCGTCAGAACCCCGGCCGCCGCCTCGACCTGGACCACCTCTGCCATTGGCTGGCCAACAAGGTCGGCCAGCCCTACCTGCGCATCGACCCGCTGCAACTGGACCTGCCCCAGGTCAGCGGCCTGATATCCCCGGCTTTCGCCCAGCGCCATGGCATCCTCATCGTCGCCGCCGACACCGGCAGCGTCACCGTCGCCAGCGCCCAGCCCTACCAGGACGACTGGCAGGCCGATCTCACCCGCAGCCTGGGCCGGCCGATCCACCGTGTGCTGGCCAGCCCCCAGCAGATCCGCCAGGCAGGGCAGTCATTCCAGCGCCTGGCCCAATCGGTAAAAAGCGCGCAATACCAGCAGTCAGCCAGCCTGGGCGAACTCGAACAGTTGCTGGAGCTGGGCAAGCGCCAGGCCGAGGCCAGCGCGGACGACGCGCACATCGTGCATATCGTCGACTGGTTGCTGCAGTACGCAATCGAGCAACGCGCCAGCGATATCCACCTGGAACCACGCCGCGAGCAGGGCCAGCTGCGCTACCGCATCGACGGCCTGCTGCACAGCGTCTATGCCTTCCCCGCCGGGGTTGCCCTGGCGCTGGTCAGCCGCCTGAAACACCTGGGGCGCATGGACGTCGCGGAAAAGCGCCGGCCGCAGGATGGCCGGCTGCAAAGCCGCCTGCCTGGCGGCGGCGAGGTGGAACTGCGGCTGTCGACCCTGCCGACCCCGTTCGGCGAAAAACTGGTACTGCGCCTGTTCGACCCGCAACAGTTGCAAGAAGGCTTCGACCGGCTCGGCCTGGACGGGCTTCAACTGGAACAGTGGAAAGGCTTGCTGCGCCAGCGTCAGGGCATCATTCTGGTCACTGGCCCCACCGGTTCCGGCAAGACCAGCACGCTGTACGCCAGCCTAAAGCTGCTGGCCACACCGCAGGTCAACCTGTGCACCATCGAAGACCCGATCGAGCGCCTGGAACCGGCCTTCAACCAACTGCAGGTGCAGCCCGCCCTGGACCTGGGTTTCGCCAACGGTGTGCGGGCCATGCTACGCCAGGACCCGGACATCATCATGATCGGCGAAATCCGCGACCGCGAAACTGCCCTGGTGGCGGTGCAAGCGGCCCTGACCGGGCACTTGGTGCTGTCCACCCTGCATACCAACGATGCCTGTGGTGCGATCACTCGCCTGCAGGAACTGGGGGTGGCCGACTACCTGATCAAGGCGACGCTGGTCGGGGTCATGGCCCAGCGGTTGGTGCGCACACTGTGCGCAGATTGCCGGGGAAATGCAGCGCTGCCCGGTGGCCAGCCGTGCCGCACCTGTCGTGGCACCGGGTTTCACGGGCGCACAGGGTTGTTCGAACTGCTGGTGCCCAGCGACAGCCTGCGCGCCCAGATAGGTCCAGGCAGCGACTTGGCCAGTTTGCGGCGTCAGGCCGTAGCGGATGGGCTGCTTGATCTACGCCGCAGCGGAGAGGCAAAAGTGGCCCGTGGGCAAACCCGCCAAGAGGAAGTGCTGCGGGCCTGTTCCTGA
- a CDS encoding DUF2388 domain-containing protein, with amino-acid sequence MRFKTAIAAAALLSLPIGSAMADTFWRNVMTTGATTASSYLTSGDHKLVMAAQDDAGSFVASEGAIRGPFLEAAIRQARAENPGLQASDMELANAILAKNAVTE; translated from the coding sequence ATGCGTTTCAAAACCGCCATCGCTGCCGCTGCCTTGCTCTCGCTGCCTATTGGCTCGGCCATGGCCGATACCTTCTGGCGTAACGTGATGACTACCGGTGCTACCACGGCATCGAGCTATCTGACTTCCGGGGATCACAAGCTGGTGATGGCGGCGCAGGACGACGCCGGTAGCTTCGTGGCCAGCGAAGGCGCTATCCGCGGGCCGTTCCTTGAAGCGGCGATTCGCCAGGCCCGCGCGGAAAACCCGGGGCTGCAGGCTTCCGACATGGAACTGGCCAATGCCATCCTGGCCAAAAATGCGGTAACCGAGTAA
- the gcvP gene encoding aminomethyl-transferring glycine dehydrogenase, protein MSQSPSLHQLQELNPFLRRHLGPDATEQQAMLNALGAASRSELIEQTVPPDIRLNRPLDLPPALGEQAALAKLAGYAGQNQVWTSLIGMGYHGTITPTVILRNVLENPGWYTAYTPYQPEIAQGRLEALLNFQQMVIDLTGLALANASLLDEATAAAEAMALAKRVARNKSNAFFADQHCHPQTLSVLKTRAEGFGFELIVDSVDNLGRHAVFGALLQYPDTHGEVRDLRPLIDHLHSQHALACVAADLLSLVVLAPPGELGADVVLGSTQRFGVPMGYGGPHAAYFACRDDYKRAMPGRIIGVSRDARGNTALRMALQTREQHIRREKANSNICTAQVLLANIAGFYAVYHGPEGLQRIAQRVHRLTFILAAGLEAKGIKRLNQHFFDTLTLDVGGTQAAIIESAEAAQINLRILGRGHLGVSLDETCTEQTVLRLFDIFLGVDHGLDIATLDQQALPEGIPASLVRRTPFLAHPVFNLHHSETEMLRYLKQLENKDLALNQSMIPLGSCTMKLNATSEMIPITWPGFAQLHPFAPAAQATGYKAMIDELEGWLCAITGFDAICMQPNSGAQGEYAGLMAITRYHRSRHQPHRTLCLIPSSAHGTNPASAQMAGMEVVIVDCDADGNVDLADLKAKAHAAGDRLSCLMITYPSTHGVYEEGIREICEVVHQHGGQVYMDGANLNAQVGLARPADIGADVSHMNLHKTFCIPHGGGGPGMGPIGIRAHLKPFVASHPVVPVPGLDPNNSAVSAAPWGSASILPISWMYIAMMGPQLADASEVAILSANYLASQLARAFPVLYRGRNQRVAHECILDLRPLKALTGISEEDVAKRLMDYGFHAPTMSFPVPGTLMVEPTESESKAELDRFVEAMLAIRAEIGEVQEGNWPAENNPLKHAPHTLADVLAVWDRPYSLEQAVAPSAHVRQHKYWPAVNRVDNVYGDRNLFCACVPVEAYR, encoded by the coding sequence ATGTCCCAGTCGCCATCCCTGCATCAACTGCAAGAGCTCAACCCGTTCCTGCGTCGCCACCTGGGCCCGGATGCCACGGAGCAGCAGGCCATGCTCAACGCGCTGGGTGCCGCCAGCCGCAGTGAGCTGATCGAGCAGACCGTACCGCCAGACATCCGCCTCAATCGCCCCCTCGACCTGCCTCCGGCGCTGGGCGAACAGGCCGCCCTGGCCAAGCTCGCCGGGTACGCCGGGCAGAATCAGGTCTGGACTAGCCTGATCGGCATGGGCTACCACGGCACCATCACCCCCACGGTCATCCTGCGCAACGTGCTTGAGAACCCGGGCTGGTACACCGCCTATACGCCCTATCAGCCCGAGATTGCCCAAGGTCGGCTGGAGGCGCTGCTGAACTTCCAGCAAATGGTCATCGACCTCACCGGGCTGGCTCTGGCCAATGCCTCGCTGCTCGACGAAGCCACCGCCGCCGCCGAGGCCATGGCCCTGGCCAAGCGGGTGGCGCGCAACAAGAGCAATGCTTTTTTCGCCGACCAGCACTGTCACCCGCAGACCCTGTCGGTACTCAAGACCCGTGCCGAGGGCTTCGGCTTCGAGCTGATCGTCGATTCTGTGGATAACCTTGGCAGGCACGCTGTGTTCGGGGCCTTGCTGCAGTACCCGGATACTCACGGCGAGGTGCGCGACCTGCGCCCGCTGATCGACCATCTGCACAGCCAGCATGCCCTGGCCTGTGTGGCCGCCGACCTGCTCAGCCTGGTGGTGCTGGCACCGCCCGGGGAGCTGGGCGCCGATGTGGTGCTGGGCTCGACCCAGCGCTTTGGCGTACCGATGGGCTATGGCGGCCCCCACGCCGCCTATTTCGCCTGCAGGGATGACTACAAGCGAGCCATGCCGGGGCGCATCATCGGCGTGTCGCGCGATGCGCGTGGCAACACCGCGCTGCGCATGGCGCTGCAAACCCGCGAGCAGCATATCCGCCGCGAGAAGGCCAACTCCAACATCTGCACGGCCCAGGTTCTGCTGGCCAACATTGCCGGCTTCTACGCGGTGTACCACGGCCCGGAAGGCCTGCAGCGCATTGCCCAGCGTGTGCACCGGCTGACCTTCATCCTGGCCGCCGGCCTCGAAGCCAAGGGTATCAAGCGCCTCAACCAGCATTTCTTCGACACCCTGACTCTGGATGTCGGTGGCACCCAGGCGGCTATTATCGAAAGTGCCGAAGCCGCGCAGATCAACCTGCGTATCCTCGGCCGCGGGCACCTGGGTGTGAGCCTGGATGAGACCTGTACGGAGCAGACGGTGCTGCGTCTGTTCGATATCTTCCTGGGGGTGGACCACGGCCTGGACATAGCCACACTCGACCAGCAGGCTCTGCCCGAAGGCATCCCCGCCAGCCTGGTGCGGCGCACGCCGTTCCTCGCCCACCCGGTGTTCAACCTGCACCACAGCGAAACCGAGATGCTGCGTTACCTCAAGCAGCTCGAGAACAAGGACCTGGCGCTGAACCAGTCGATGATCCCGTTGGGTTCGTGCACCATGAAACTCAATGCCACCAGCGAGATGATCCCCATCACCTGGCCTGGCTTTGCCCAGCTGCACCCGTTTGCCCCGGCGGCGCAGGCCACCGGCTACAAAGCGATGATCGACGAACTGGAAGGCTGGCTGTGCGCCATTACCGGCTTCGATGCCATCTGCATGCAGCCCAACTCCGGCGCCCAGGGCGAGTACGCCGGCCTGATGGCCATTACCCGCTACCACCGCAGCCGACACCAGCCGCATCGCACGCTGTGCCTGATCCCGTCGTCGGCCCACGGCACCAACCCGGCATCGGCGCAAATGGCCGGCATGGAGGTGGTGATTGTCGATTGCGACGCTGATGGCAACGTCGACCTGGCCGACCTCAAGGCCAAGGCCCACGCGGCCGGGGACCGTTTGTCGTGCCTGATGATCACTTACCCGTCGACCCACGGCGTGTACGAAGAGGGCATTCGCGAAATCTGCGAGGTGGTTCATCAGCACGGTGGCCAGGTGTACATGGACGGTGCCAACCTCAATGCCCAGGTGGGGCTGGCGCGTCCGGCGGATATCGGCGCTGACGTTTCGCACATGAACCTGCACAAGACCTTCTGCATCCCCCATGGCGGAGGCGGCCCGGGCATGGGCCCGATTGGCATTCGCGCGCACCTCAAGCCGTTCGTCGCCAGCCACCCGGTGGTGCCGGTGCCCGGCCTGGACCCGAACAACAGCGCGGTCAGCGCCGCGCCCTGGGGCAGTGCGAGCATCTTGCCGATCAGCTGGATGTACATCGCCATGATGGGGCCGCAACTGGCCGATGCCAGCGAGGTGGCGATCCTCTCGGCCAACTACCTGGCCAGCCAGCTGGCTCGCGCTTTCCCGGTGCTGTACCGCGGGCGCAACCAGCGCGTGGCGCATGAGTGCATCCTCGACCTGCGGCCGCTGAAGGCGCTGACTGGCATCAGCGAAGAGGATGTGGCCAAGCGCCTGATGGACTATGGCTTCCACGCGCCTACGATGTCGTTCCCGGTGCCGGGCACGCTGATGGTCGAGCCGACCGAGAGTGAGTCGAAGGCCGAACTGGACCGCTTCGTCGAGGCAATGCTGGCGATTCGGGCGGAAATCGGCGAAGTGCAGGAGGGCAACTGGCCGGCGGAGAACAACCCGCTCAAGCATGCGCCGCATACCCTGGCCGATGTGCTGGCTGTGTGGGACAGGCCCTACAGCCTGGAGCAGGCGGTGGCGCCCAGTGCTCACGTGCGCCAGCACAAGTACTGGCCAGCGGTGAACCGGGTCGACAACGTGTATGGGGACAGGAATCTGTTCTGTGCTTGTGTGCCGGTGGAGGCGTATCGGTAG
- the gcvH gene encoding glycine cleavage system protein GcvH translates to MSNIPADLRFAESHEWARLEADGSVTVGISDHAQKALGDVVFVELAEVGKVLAAGDAAGVVESVKAASDIYAPVAGEVIAVNDELADSPELLNEEPYESWIFKLKPSNPAELDKLLDAAGYAAAIGE, encoded by the coding sequence ATGAGCAATATCCCCGCCGACCTGCGTTTTGCCGAAAGCCACGAGTGGGCTCGCCTGGAAGCCGACGGCAGCGTGACCGTGGGTATCAGTGACCACGCCCAGAAAGCCCTGGGTGACGTGGTGTTCGTCGAGCTGGCCGAAGTCGGCAAGGTGTTGGCCGCTGGCGACGCTGCCGGTGTGGTCGAGTCGGTCAAGGCCGCTTCGGACATCTATGCCCCGGTCGCCGGCGAAGTGATCGCGGTCAACGACGAACTGGCAGACAGCCCTGAGTTGCTCAACGAAGAGCCTTACGAGTCGTGGATCTTCAAGCTCAAACCAAGCAACCCGGCCGAGCTGGACAAGCTGCTGGATGCTGCAGGTTACGCGGCCGCGATCGGCGAGTAA